In Pyxidicoccus xibeiensis, the following proteins share a genomic window:
- a CDS encoding HAD-IG family 5'-nucleotidase, translating to MRSHPSGPPPERGLFCNRTLNLRAIKAVGYDMDYTLIHYRVEAWERRAYEYIRDRLEAQGWPVGHLTFDPALAIRGLIIDTEKGNLLKANRFGIIKKALHGTRAMEFDAQRDEYSSTLIDLHERRWVFLNTLFSLSEACIYAQLVDLLDAGQLPGPMGYGDLYEHVRKSLDATHMQGRLKAEIIADPERYVIDDPETPLALLDQRYAGKKLLLITNSEWAYTEPMMHFAFDKHLPQGMTWRQLFDVVIVSARKPEFFTTRSALFEVVESGGEALLRPHSGPLKAGTPYFAGSALELERHLGLSGDQILYVGDHMFGDVHVTKDVLRWRTALILRELEDEVRAIAAFRTTEAKLAERMVHKERMEAESCQLRLELQRRRAQYGPREETPPEAELVARQVELRTELEALDAELGPMARAANELSNPLWGLLTRAGNDKSHLARQVERYADIYTSRVSNFLFATPFVYLRSPRGSLPHDPSLPGGTPVFPSSDSGGGAQGGDGGE from the coding sequence ATGCGCTCGCACCCTTCCGGTCCCCCGCCCGAGCGGGGCCTCTTCTGCAACCGCACCCTCAACCTGCGCGCCATCAAGGCCGTGGGCTACGACATGGACTACACGCTCATCCACTACCGCGTGGAAGCGTGGGAGCGCCGTGCGTACGAATACATCCGCGACCGGCTGGAGGCCCAGGGCTGGCCCGTGGGGCACCTCACGTTCGACCCCGCGCTCGCCATCCGCGGCCTCATCATCGACACGGAGAAGGGCAACCTCCTCAAGGCCAACCGCTTCGGCATCATCAAGAAGGCCCTCCACGGCACCCGGGCCATGGAGTTCGACGCCCAGCGCGACGAGTACTCCAGCACGCTCATCGACCTGCACGAGCGCCGCTGGGTGTTCCTCAACACGCTCTTCTCCCTGTCCGAGGCGTGCATCTACGCGCAGCTGGTGGACCTGCTGGACGCCGGCCAGCTCCCCGGGCCCATGGGCTACGGGGACCTCTACGAGCACGTGCGCAAGAGCCTGGACGCCACGCACATGCAGGGGCGGCTGAAGGCGGAAATCATCGCCGACCCGGAGCGCTACGTCATCGACGACCCGGAGACGCCGCTGGCGCTGCTGGACCAGCGGTACGCGGGCAAGAAGCTCCTGCTCATCACCAACAGCGAGTGGGCCTACACCGAGCCCATGATGCACTTCGCCTTCGACAAGCACCTGCCGCAGGGCATGACGTGGCGGCAGCTGTTCGACGTGGTGATTGTCTCCGCGCGCAAGCCGGAGTTCTTCACCACGCGCTCGGCCCTCTTCGAGGTGGTGGAGTCCGGCGGCGAGGCGCTCTTGCGGCCGCACTCCGGGCCGCTGAAGGCCGGCACGCCGTACTTCGCCGGCAGCGCGCTGGAGCTGGAGCGGCACCTGGGGCTGTCCGGGGACCAGATTCTCTACGTGGGCGACCACATGTTCGGCGACGTGCACGTGACGAAGGACGTGCTGCGCTGGCGCACCGCGCTCATCCTCCGCGAGCTGGAGGACGAGGTGCGCGCCATCGCCGCCTTCCGCACCACGGAGGCGAAGCTGGCCGAGCGCATGGTGCACAAGGAGCGGATGGAGGCGGAGAGCTGCCAGCTGCGGCTGGAGCTGCAGCGGCGCCGAGCGCAGTACGGCCCCCGCGAGGAGACGCCCCCGGAGGCGGAGCTGGTGGCGCGCCAGGTGGAGTTGCGCACGGAGCTGGAGGCGCTGGACGCGGAGCTGGGCCCCATGGCGCGCGCGGCCAACGAGCTGTCCAACCCCCTCTGGGGCCTGCTCACCCGCGCGGGCAATGACAAGAGCCACCTGGCCAGGCAGGTGGAGCGGTACGCGGACATCTACACGTCACGCGTGTCCAACTTCCTGTTCGCCACGCCCTTCGTGTACCTGCGCAGCCCGCGCGGCAGCCTGCCGCACGACCCCAGCCTGCCCGGGGGCACGCCCGTGTTCCCGTCCTCGGACTCGGGCGGCGGCGCGCAGGGCGGGGACGGCGGGGAGTAG
- a CDS encoding DUF2267 domain-containing protein, producing MTRPSNDTELMQRRAQRHESHLRSTYAAFIRHLCEVGKLEPSVAECAAVAVLSALERRILPSEAKDLEAQLPRRLVEFLPPLEQRPQRARRFGREAFLQTVADDLELPVGDVEPLVRAVFRSMRDLISEGEAADVASNLPPDLQALWGFTQ from the coding sequence ATGACCCGCCCCAGCAACGACACCGAGCTGATGCAGCGCCGCGCCCAGCGGCACGAGTCCCACCTGCGCTCCACCTACGCGGCCTTCATCCGCCACCTGTGCGAGGTGGGGAAGCTGGAGCCGTCGGTGGCCGAGTGCGCGGCGGTGGCGGTGCTGAGCGCCCTGGAGCGGCGCATCCTGCCGTCGGAGGCGAAGGACCTGGAGGCCCAGCTGCCCCGGCGCCTGGTGGAGTTCCTGCCGCCGCTGGAGCAGCGCCCCCAGCGGGCGAGGCGCTTCGGCCGGGAGGCCTTCCTCCAGACGGTGGCGGACGACCTGGAGCTGCCCGTCGGAGACGTGGAGCCCCTGGTGCGCGCCGTGTTCCGGTCGATGCGGGACCTCATCTCCGAGGGCGAGGCGGCGGATGTCGCCAGCAACCTGCCGCCGGACCTGCAGGCGCTGTGGGGCTTCACCCAGTAG
- a CDS encoding DUF1361 domain-containing protein → MTPSATPAILSVLRRHGVLPVLSCSGVAVGMLALRLDWSERASYAFLTWNLFLAWVPYALSLVARLLMARGLGQGWLLTPLALGWLALFPNAPYLLTDFIHLRQRPVVPLWFDAALLALFAATGWLMGLLSLEVWKQWLEERWGRARAWGFVAATSVLCGYGIYLGRVERWNSWDVLAEPGRLLASIGAHLTEPTAFPYLVHLTAGFAALVLVSYAVFETLVTRCRRVALKRA, encoded by the coding sequence ATGACCCCTTCCGCCACCCCTGCCATCCTGTCCGTCCTGCGCCGCCATGGCGTCCTTCCCGTGCTGTCGTGCAGCGGCGTCGCGGTGGGGATGCTGGCCCTCCGGCTCGACTGGAGCGAGCGCGCCAGCTACGCCTTCCTCACGTGGAACCTGTTCCTGGCCTGGGTGCCCTACGCGCTGTCGCTGGTGGCGCGGCTGCTGATGGCCCGGGGCCTGGGCCAGGGGTGGCTGCTCACGCCGCTGGCGCTCGGGTGGCTCGCGCTGTTCCCCAACGCGCCCTACCTGCTCACGGACTTCATCCACCTGCGCCAGCGGCCCGTCGTGCCGCTCTGGTTCGACGCGGCGCTGCTCGCGCTGTTCGCCGCCACCGGCTGGCTGATGGGGCTGTTGTCCCTGGAGGTGTGGAAGCAGTGGCTGGAGGAGCGCTGGGGCCGGGCGCGGGCCTGGGGCTTCGTGGCCGCCACGTCCGTGCTGTGCGGCTACGGCATCTACCTGGGCCGCGTGGAGCGTTGGAACAGCTGGGACGTGCTCGCGGAGCCCGGCCGCCTGCTCGCAAGCATCGGCGCGCACCTGACGGAGCCCACGGCCTTCCCGTACCTCGTGCACCTGACCGCCGGCTTCGCCGCGCTGGTGCTCGTCTCCTATGCCGTCTTCGAGACGCTCGTCACGCGCTGCCGCCGCGTCGCGCTGAAGCGCGCGTGA